One Gossypium raimondii isolate GPD5lz chromosome 3, ASM2569854v1, whole genome shotgun sequence genomic window carries:
- the LOC105796923 gene encoding uncharacterized protein LOC105796923, translating to MSTPLVTMETKAKAEVYHGNQTCRDKFTSLLAAKGLPNGLLTLQDIHECGYVKDTGFVWLRRRHCRHKMSSKKDSFYRFENVVISYDTEITAYFETNKIKNLTGVKAKEFMIWVNLTEIYVQQSPSSTSMITFKTPVGLSRSFPVSVFEAGAVAVKELTEEGKEGK from the coding sequence ATGTCGACTCCGCTTGTAACAATGGAAACGAAGGCCAAAGCAGAAGTTTACCATGGAAACCAAACATGCAGAGACAAATTCACGTCGTTGTTAGCAGCAAAAGGGTTGCCTAATGGCTTACTAACTTTGCAAGACATACATGAATGTGGTTACGTTAAGGACACTGGCTTTGTCTGGCTCCGCCGCCGCCACTGCCGGCATAAAATGTCGTCGAAGAAAGACAGCTTTTACAGGTTCGAAAACGTTGTCATCAGCTACGACACCGAAATAACGGCGTATTTCGAGACAAACAAGATCAAGAACCTGACTGGTGTTAAAGCTAAGGAGTTCATGATTTGGGTCAACTTAACTGAAATCTACGTCCAACAATCTCCTTCTTCGACGTCGATGATTACGTTCAAAACTCCGGTCGGCTTGTCGAGGTCGTTTCCAGTATCGGTGTTTGAAGCTGGAGCGGTTGCCGTGAAGGAATTAACCGAGGAAGGCAAGGAAGGAAAGTAG
- the LOC105796924 gene encoding transcription factor MYB108, giving the protein MDGKKRGCTGNVQSEEDHEMDLIRGPWTVEEDFKLINYIAIHGEGRWNSLARCAGLKRTGKSCRLRWLNYLRPDIRRGNITLEEQLLILELHSRWGNRWSKIAQHLPGRTDNEIKNYWRTRVQKHAKQLKCDVNSKQFKDTMRYLWMPRLVERIQAAAGSTTTTTTTTAVVPSASVMGKDFSTHVTPSYTSENSSTATAASSESFEAQVSPVSDLTNCYNNGFQVTNNNNPNPDYNFQACSSQVDYYEHSLSAANYYNHGDGGCLDLQTNNYPMLDGADLSDNLLNAEDFLFLQQQFNFNM; this is encoded by the exons ATGGATGGTAAGAAAAGGGGTTGTACAGGGAACGTTCAAAGTGAAGAAGATCATGAGATGGATTTGATACGCGGTCCTTGGACTGTTGAAGAAGATTTTAAGCTCATCAATTACATTGCCATCCATGGCGAAGGTCGCTGGAATTCCCTTGCTCGTTGTGCag GTTTGAAGCGAACTGGGAAAAGTTGCAGGCTGAGATGGTTGAATTATCTACGCCCAGATATTAGACGTGGGAACATCACTCTTGAAGAACAGCTTTTGATTCTCGAACTTCACTCTCGTTGGGGAAATCG ATGGTCGAAAATTGCTCAACATTTGCCTGGAAGAACCGACAATGAGATCAAGAACTATTGGAGAACTCGTGTCCAGAAACATGCGAAACAGCTTAAATGTGATGTCAACAGCAAGCAATTCAAGGACACCATGCGTTATTTATGGATGCCTAGGTTAGTCGAAAGAATCCAAGCTGCCGCCGGTTCCACCACCACAACCACTACTACCACCGCGGTCGTCCCCTCCGCCTCTGTTATGGGCAAAGACTTTTCGACACATGTAACCCCGAGTTATACTTCGGAGAATTCGAGCACGGCCACCGCGGCTTCGTCGGAGTCATTCGAGGCCCAAGTTTCGCCGGTTTCGGATTTGACTAATTGTTACAATAATGGGTTCCAGgttactaataataataaccctAATCCTGATTATAATTTCCAAGCCTGTAGCAGCCAAGTTGACTACTATGAGCACAGTCTCTCAGCTGCTAATTATTACAACCATGGCGATGGCGGCTGCTTGGATCTTCAGACCAACAATTATCCCATGTTAGATGGTGCTGATTTATCAGACAATTTGTTGAATGCTGAGGATTTTTTGTTCTTACAGCAACAGTTCAACTTCAACATGtga